A stretch of the Arachis stenosperma cultivar V10309 chromosome 6, arast.V10309.gnm1.PFL2, whole genome shotgun sequence genome encodes the following:
- the LOC130933950 gene encoding uncharacterized protein LOC130933950, translating into MITKQLADLTKKMERNQVAAITTLSTTQEGMDEEAEAHQQFTQRTYQHPHNNTSPHPYQNQNNTSTPNPPSFDDKLSKIKTLLEGICQEIQENKVFKEEVRANIKNQGETIKKLEFQVGCLAEKIPKPTDGFPSDTEKNPRGEAKKVRWEDCKMVTTSDQEDEDKQRKLSQQPEDNSIEEEDRDHQEPEISQQELLKLYAPFPQLLNGAVGKRIYSRFLDLFASLHVNIPFIKAIQQMPVFIKYMKELLPRKSSLKGGQTIVLNKECSALIQPELPAKRKDPGSFHIPCAIGETMFDRALCDLGASINLLPLSLVKRLQINEIMPTDVVIRLADKTQKQAIGVVENVLLKVGKYFLPTDFVILDMEESQTHPIILGRPFLATARALIDVEQGELILRIHNAALISSNSHKKQTKSTRNQAKIIMRY; encoded by the exons atgatcaccaagcagctagctgaCCTCACCAAGAAGATGGAGAGGAACCAAGTGGCAGCCATCACCACTTTATCAACAACCCAAGAAGGAATGGATGAAGAGGCAGAGG CTCATCAACAATTCACACAAAGGACATATCAACATCCTCACAACAACACTTCTCCACACCCATATCAAAACCAAAACAACACCTCTACTCCCAATCCACCATCATTTGATGACAAGCTCTCTAAGATTAAAACCTTACTTGAAGGAATATGCCAagaaattcaagaaaacaaggtGTTCAAAGAGGAGGTGCGAGCCAATATTAAGAACCAGGGAGAGACCATCAAGAAGCTGGAATTCCAAGTGGGATGCTTAGCTGAGAAGATTCCCAAACCTACTGATGGCTTCCCAAGTGATACGGAGAAAAACCCAAGAGGAGAAGcaaagaaagtaagatgggaagaTTGCAAAATGGTCACTACAAGTGatcaagaggatgaagataAGCAAAGAAAACTCTCCCAACAGCCTGAAGACAACTCAATAGAGGAGGAGGATagagatcaccaagaaccagaAATCTCACAACAAGAGTTGCTTAAGCTCTATGCACCATTTCCCCAACTGCTCAATGGTGCTGTggggaagagaatatactcaagGTTCCTAGACTTGTTTGCATCTCTGCATGTGAACATACCATTCATCAAGGCCATCCAACAAATGCCAGTATTCATCAAGTATATGAAGGAACTTCTTCCCAGGAAAAGCTCACTCAAAGGAGGCCAAACTATAGTGTTGaacaaggaatgtagtgccCTTATTCAACCTGAGTTGCCTGCAAAAAGaaaagacccagggagttttcacatcccctgtgccataggagaaacaatgTTCGATAGAGCACTCTGTGATTTGggggcaagcatcaacttacTGCCATTATCCTTGGTAAAGAGGCTACAGATCAATGAGATAATGCCCACAGATGTGGTCATCAGACTGGCTGACAAGACTCAAAAgcaagcaataggagtggtGGAAAATGTGTTGCTAAAGGTTGGAAAATACTTTCTCCCAACAGACTTTGTCATCCTGGACATGGAAGAGAGTCAAACTCACCCAATCATAttgggaagacccttcctagctacaGCCAGAGCACTTATAGATGTGGAGCAAGGGGAGCTAATATTGAGGATCCATAATGCAGCTTTAATATCTTCAAATTCTCACAAGAAGCAGACTAAGAGCACAAGGAACCAAGCAAAGATCATAATGAGATATtga